GACCGCCCTGTAGGCACTTTCCGAAACCTTACAGGGCTTGCCTGCGGATACCCTGCCTGTGGGGTCGCCGCAGGCGAGAAATCAAACACAGGCTAAGCCTGTAGAAGGCCCGAGCAACGGCCGTTCTCGGACGGGGGTTCGATTCCCCCCGCCTCCATTAGAGTTAAATAATATTTTAATTTCTATACTTGACAAAATATCAAGTTGTCATAAATAAGTTCCTATACTATTTGTCGTCAAGCGAAAATAATATTTAATTATTTCATAGAACTAATACGAACTAAATTGTAAACTTTCTTGTTCAAAATATTATAACTAACCCATTATAGGGAGCCTTTTATGGCTAACTATATTAAAACAGTCTATTTTTTAATATGTCACAAGAATGGCTAAACTTGCACGAAGTCCTAAGCTTAACTAGGGCGGGTGAAAGCCTATCCTTGTGAGCTTTAATGGGAATGAATAAGCCACCAATCAACCTTAGAGGTTAGGAGGCGAGTCATTCTATTCCCCTTTATTTCAAATTTTTATACTTTAAAGTAAAATAAATTTTCCTTATAATTTTTTGAACGATTGCAAACATGATTATTTTAGAAGGTTTTCCTTCTTCCTTTCTTTTTAAGAAATATTCTCTATAAGCACCTCTATTTGAACTTATGGCTGACATAGATATCATGTATAACAGAGATCTAATATGAGGAATTCCAGCTTTTGACATTTTTCCTCTTAATTCCAATTTTCCTGATTGTGAATTTCGGGGATCAAGCCCAAAATAAGCATACAATTTTTGCCATGAGCTAAACCTTTTTATATCTCCAATTTCAGAAAATATGATTGTTGCAGATAAATCTTTAATATGAGGTAAATTTTTGATTAATTGTACTTCTTCATATTGATTTCCAAGCTTAATAATTAAATCTTCTGTTTCTTTCAGACCATTTTTTAATTGCTTTAACCTTTTAAGAGATTCACAAAAAATTAAAATACTATTTTTGTCTGGCTTATAACCTGTTTCCTGAAACCAAATTTTATATTCATATAATTTTCTTACTTTATCTTTACTCTTTCCAAAATGTTTTAACTTTTTCTTAAGTATAGTTTGCAATTCTTTTTCTGATTCTATTGCTAAAAATTTATCAGGATCATAAAAATTCGAGAAAAATTCTATTCCCATTTTACTTTTGAACGCATCACCTTTGAATATTCTATCTATGAATTTCTAATGCTTTATTAAATACTTTTGACTGTTGAATCTGGACAAAACTTTTTTGACTATACCAACTTCTAACTAAAAATTTGAGTCCAGATTTGTTAAGTTCGAACAAAAAAGGATTTTTTTCTATTGCAGGTAATATTTCTTTAAAAGCAAATTCTGCTATTATTACCGCATCAGCTTTATCTGTTTTTTTCCTCTAAATGTTTTATACTCCCTATAGCGTTTGATATAAATTGGATTAACAATTTTTGTAGTATATCCAAATTTTTTAAATACAAAATTTGGATATAAATGGTAACTTGAGCTTGTGGATTCCATTGCTACCAATGTTTCTTTAGGCGAAAATTTGCCTATAATTTCATTTTTAACAAAGTTTATAAGTTCTATCCCTTTTATCTTTTTGTTTGTATATATCTTTTTATCCGTATCTATTACCGCAATTTGAACATTTTTAGAATCGATATCTAAACCTATAAAATACTTCATTTCGCCCTCCATGTACTCCAAATAGGATTATAATAGGAGTATAACAACTTTCCTGCTTTTTGTCAAGTCTTTA
This genomic window from Persephonella sp. IF05-L8 contains:
- a CDS encoding IS110 family transposase, producing the protein MGIEFFSNFYDPDKFLAIESEKELQTILKKKLKHFGKSKDKVRKLYEYKIWFQETGYKPDKNSILIFCESLKRLKQLKNGLKETEDLIIKLGNQYEEVQLIKNLPHIKDLSATIIFSEIGDIKRFSSWQKLYAYFGLDPRNSQSGKLELRGKMSKAGIPHIRSLLYMISMSAISSNRGAYREYFLKRKEEGKPSKIIMFAIVQKIIRKIYFTLKYKNLK
- a CDS encoding IS110 family transposase — protein: MKYFIGLDIDSKNVQIAVIDTDKKIYTNKKIKGIELINFVKNEIIGKFSPKETLVAMESTSSSYHLYPNFVFKKFGYTTKIVNPIYIKRYREYKTFRGKKQIKLMR